Proteins encoded by one window of Sus scrofa isolate TJ Tabasco breed Duroc chromosome 12, Sscrofa11.1, whole genome shotgun sequence:
- the RAB37 gene encoding ras-related protein Rab-37 isoform X2: protein MDLQRLDSYQGGAGPDFQEHVLHKTILVGDSGVGKTSLLVQFDQGKFIPGSFSATVGIGFTNKVVTVDGVRVKLQIWDTAGQERFRSVTHAYYRDAQALLLLYDITNKSSFDNIRAWLTEIHEYAQRDVVIMLLGNKADVSSERVIRSEDGEMLAREYGVPFMETSAKTGMNVELAFLAIAKELKYRAGRQAEEPSFQIRDYVESQKKRPGCCPSCDSPGPGRQPQRPTRTQPAPSDLISSERLSQWGESWGTQCTAPRSSRPYPSARSFSASPGRVKYLYVILMIPNDIERAP from the exons ACCATCCTGGTGGGCGACAGCGGCGTGGGGAAGACATCTCTGCTGGTTCAGTTCGACCAGGGCAAGTTTATTCCCGGCTCCTTCTCGGCCACCGTGGGCATCGGATTCACA AACAAGGTGGTGACCGTGGATGGAGTGAGGGTGAAGCTGCAG ATCTGGGACACCGCAGGGCAGGAGCGCTTCCGCAGTGTCACCCACGCTTATTACCGAGATGCCCAGG ccTTGCTCCTGCTGTATGACATCACCAACAAATCTTCCTTCGACAACATCCGG GCCTGGCTCACTGAGATTCACGAGTACGCCCAGAGGGACGTGGTGATCATGCTTCTAGGCAACAAG GCGGATGTGAGCAGTGAGAGGGTGATCCGTTCAGAGGACGGAGAGATGCTGGCCAGA GAGtacggagttcccttcatggagaCCAGCGCCAAGACCGGCATGAACGTGGAGTTAGCCTTTCTGGCCATTGCCAA GGAGTTGAAGTACAGAGCCGGGCGGCAGGCCGAGGAACCCAGCTTCCAGATCCGAGACTACGTGGAGTCCCAGAAGAAGCGGCCTGGCTGCTGTCCTTCTTGTGactccccagggcctgggaggcagccCCAGAGGCCCACCAGGACGCAGCCTGCTCCCTCAGACCTGATTTCTTCAGAGCGGTTGAGCCAATGGGGAGAGAGCTGGGGGACCCAGTGCACAGCCCCTCGGTCCTCCCGCCCCTACCCCAGTGCCCGTAGCTTCTCTGCGTCCCCAGGGAGGGTAAAGTATTTATATGTCATTTTAATGATACCGAATGATATCGAAAGGGCACCATAA
- the RAB37 gene encoding ras-related protein Rab-37 isoform X1: MTGTPGAAATRDGEAPERSPPCSPSYDLTGKVMLLGDSGVGKTCFLIQFKDGAFLSGTFIATVGIDFRNKVVTVDGVRVKLQIWDTAGQERFRSVTHAYYRDAQALLLLYDITNKSSFDNIRAWLTEIHEYAQRDVVIMLLGNKADVSSERVIRSEDGEMLAREYGVPFMETSAKTGMNVELAFLAIAKELKYRAGRQAEEPSFQIRDYVESQKKRPGCCPSCDSPGPGRQPQRPTRTQPAPSDLISSERLSQWGESWGTQCTAPRSSRPYPSARSFSASPGRVKYLYVILMIPNDIERAP, translated from the exons ATGACGGGCACGCCTGGCGCCGCGGCCACCCGGGATGGCGAGGCCCCCGAGCGCTCCCCACCCTGCAGTCCGAGCTACGATCTCACGGGCAAG GTGATGCTTCTGGGAGACTCGGGCGTCGGCAAAACCTGTTTCCTGATCCAATTCAAAGACGGGGCCTTCCTGTCCGGGACCTTCATAGCCACGGTCGGCATAGACTTCAGG AACAAGGTGGTGACCGTGGATGGAGTGAGGGTGAAGCTGCAG ATCTGGGACACCGCAGGGCAGGAGCGCTTCCGCAGTGTCACCCACGCTTATTACCGAGATGCCCAGG ccTTGCTCCTGCTGTATGACATCACCAACAAATCTTCCTTCGACAACATCCGG GCCTGGCTCACTGAGATTCACGAGTACGCCCAGAGGGACGTGGTGATCATGCTTCTAGGCAACAAG GCGGATGTGAGCAGTGAGAGGGTGATCCGTTCAGAGGACGGAGAGATGCTGGCCAGA GAGtacggagttcccttcatggagaCCAGCGCCAAGACCGGCATGAACGTGGAGTTAGCCTTTCTGGCCATTGCCAA GGAGTTGAAGTACAGAGCCGGGCGGCAGGCCGAGGAACCCAGCTTCCAGATCCGAGACTACGTGGAGTCCCAGAAGAAGCGGCCTGGCTGCTGTCCTTCTTGTGactccccagggcctgggaggcagccCCAGAGGCCCACCAGGACGCAGCCTGCTCCCTCAGACCTGATTTCTTCAGAGCGGTTGAGCCAATGGGGAGAGAGCTGGGGGACCCAGTGCACAGCCCCTCGGTCCTCCCGCCCCTACCCCAGTGCCCGTAGCTTCTCTGCGTCCCCAGGGAGGGTAAAGTATTTATATGTCATTTTAATGATACCGAATGATATCGAAAGGGCACCATAA
- the RAB37 gene encoding ras-related protein Rab-37 isoform X3, which produces MTGTPGAAATRDGEAPERSPPCSPSYDLTGKNKVVTVDGVRVKLQIWDTAGQERFRSVTHAYYRDAQALLLLYDITNKSSFDNIRAWLTEIHEYAQRDVVIMLLGNKADVSSERVIRSEDGEMLAREYGVPFMETSAKTGMNVELAFLAIAKELKYRAGRQAEEPSFQIRDYVESQKKRPGCCPSCDSPGPGRQPQRPTRTQPAPSDLISSERLSQWGESWGTQCTAPRSSRPYPSARSFSASPGRVKYLYVILMIPNDIERAP; this is translated from the exons ATGACGGGCACGCCTGGCGCCGCGGCCACCCGGGATGGCGAGGCCCCCGAGCGCTCCCCACCCTGCAGTCCGAGCTACGATCTCACGGGCAAG AACAAGGTGGTGACCGTGGATGGAGTGAGGGTGAAGCTGCAG ATCTGGGACACCGCAGGGCAGGAGCGCTTCCGCAGTGTCACCCACGCTTATTACCGAGATGCCCAGG ccTTGCTCCTGCTGTATGACATCACCAACAAATCTTCCTTCGACAACATCCGG GCCTGGCTCACTGAGATTCACGAGTACGCCCAGAGGGACGTGGTGATCATGCTTCTAGGCAACAAG GCGGATGTGAGCAGTGAGAGGGTGATCCGTTCAGAGGACGGAGAGATGCTGGCCAGA GAGtacggagttcccttcatggagaCCAGCGCCAAGACCGGCATGAACGTGGAGTTAGCCTTTCTGGCCATTGCCAA GGAGTTGAAGTACAGAGCCGGGCGGCAGGCCGAGGAACCCAGCTTCCAGATCCGAGACTACGTGGAGTCCCAGAAGAAGCGGCCTGGCTGCTGTCCTTCTTGTGactccccagggcctgggaggcagccCCAGAGGCCCACCAGGACGCAGCCTGCTCCCTCAGACCTGATTTCTTCAGAGCGGTTGAGCCAATGGGGAGAGAGCTGGGGGACCCAGTGCACAGCCCCTCGGTCCTCCCGCCCCTACCCCAGTGCCCGTAGCTTCTCTGCGTCCCCAGGGAGGGTAAAGTATTTATATGTCATTTTAATGATACCGAATGATATCGAAAGGGCACCATAA